GTCGAGGTCGGCGGCGCCACGGTCTTCACGCTGGAGATCGAGCGCTTCGTCCGGCTCTAACCCGCGCGGCGCCTGGCGCATAATGCGCGCGCCGATCCGCACGCGAAACGCCTGATGACCGACCAAATCATCGACGTATCCGGGCACTTTGGCGCCGTGCCCTTCGCCCGCGCCGCGTGGACTCCGGCGGAGGTCGTGGACCGCGCGTCGGCCGTGGGGATCACTCACACCTACGTCACGGCGCTCAGCGGGATCTACCACGAGGCGGGCCTGGGCAACGCCGACGCCCTCGCCGCGGCCGCACGGCATGGCGAGCTGACGGCAGCCGCAGTGGTCGACCCGCGCTCCGGCAGCCGGGTGCTGGACCAGGTCGAGGAGTCGATTGACGCCGGCGTGCGGCTGTTTCGCGCGTTTCGCGGCGCGCAAGGCGCCTGGCCGCCGCACGAGGCGACGTTTCTGGCCGCCGCCCGCCGGATCGCCGACGCGGGCCTGGTGCTGATGGCCGACCTGGGCAACCCCATCGGTGAGCTGACGGAGTTCATGCACGCGCTGGGCGACCTGGATCTGACGATCGTTTTCGCCAACGTGGCCTACGCCACGCTGGGCGAGGCGCTCACGGTCATGCGGAGCGATCCCCGAGTCCACCTGGAGAGTCACCGGCTCTGCCGCCCCGACACGCTGGAGCTGATCGCGTCTGACGTGGGCGCCGACCGCGTGCTGTTCGGGACCTCCGGGCCGCCCTTCAACGCGCTGTCGGCGCTCAACCTGGTGCGACACGCCAACCTGCCCGAACCGGACCGCCGGCTCATCCTGGCCGGCAACGCGCTGCGGTTAATCGAAGGCCGCGAAGTGGCCGACCGGGCGACTCCCGGTCTTACGCCCAATCCGTTCGGCCCGCCCGTGCGGGGTCCCGAGACCGTGCCGATCATCGACATTCACGCGCACAACGGCGCCTGGCCGTACGCCGACGCCACCAGCCGCGACAACCACGGCATCACCACGCTCGAGCGGCTGATGGTCAAGTACAACGTGGAGCAGACGTTCGCCTCATCGGCGCTGGCCATCACCAACGACTTCCGCCGCGGCAACCGGGAGCTGGTGGAGAGAAGCCGTGGACGCGGCACCATCCGCCCGCTGGTGACGATCACGCCCCACGACGTCGCCGGATCGTGCGAGGAGATGGACCGGTGGTATCCCGAGCCGCACGTTGTGGGGGCCAAGCTGCACACACAGTTGTCCCGCGTGCCCATCGGCGATCCGCGAATGGCCGCCCTGTTTCAAGAGGTCGCCGCTCGTGGCAAACCTGTGGTGAATCACGTGATGGCGTTGGGCGGATTCGATCCGCCGACCGAAACCCAACAGGTGGACGGCATCGTCGAGCTGGCGGCAACGCATCCGGACCTGACCGTCGTGGCCTATCACGGAGGCGGTCTGGATTGGGAGCGGATGCTGGAGCTTGCCGCGCCGCTGCCCAATCTTTATGTCGAGTACGCCAGCTCGTGGCCGCAGGACAACCCGGTGCGCGCGGCCGTCGAGCGGCTGGGACCGAGTCGCGTGATGTTCGGAACGGACATGGACCTGCTCTCGCCGTCGCTCATGGTCGGGCTGGTAGACAGCGCCGGTCTCGATCCCGCCGCCTACGCCGCGGTGATGCACGGCAACGCGAGGCGGGTGTTCAGGCTGGGGCTCGCGAGGTCGCCATAAGGGCGAATGCGACGGGCGGCGTCGCGGCTATTGCGAATCGATGCAGCCTCGATATAAGCTTAGCCTAGCTTAGCTAAGGCAGGAGTATCGCCATGCAAGTCAACATGCACGAGGCCAAGTCGCAGCTCTCGCGACTCGGCGAGCGGGCCTGGGAGGGCGAAGAGGTCGTCATCGCGAAGGCGGGCAAGCCGTATCTGCGGCTGGTGCCCTTCCGGCCAGAGAACAAGCCGCGAAGGCTTGGCGACCTCAAGGGCCAGATCTGGATCGCTCCCGACTTCGATGAGACGCCCGAGGAAGTCATCAAGGCCTTCGAAGGCGACTTGTGAGGCGCCTGCTGATGGACACCCATGTGCTCCTGTGGGCACTTGGGGCCGAGCAAATGCTTGGAAACGACGTGCGTCAAGCCTTAACCGATCCGCGGAACGACGTATTCGTCAGCGCGGCTAGCGTCTGGGAAGTCGCTATCAAGAGCGCGCTCGGGAAGCTGCGAGCCCCCGAGCACTTGGCCGCGGCGGTTGAGGCAGCCGGATTCACCGAGCTTCCGGTGACGTTCATTCACGCCGAACAGGCGGGGAGCCTGCCCACGATTCATGGCGATCCGTTCGACCGGATGCTGGTGGCGCAGGCGCAGATCGAAGGGCTCACCCTGGTGACCGCCGACGCCAACATGCTGCGCTACCCCGTCCGCACGATGGCGGCGCGGGACGGCGTCTAGCAGCAAGCGATTTGCTGGAGCCGACGGTGGGATTCGAACCCACGACCTGAGCTTTACGAAAGCCCCGCTCTGCCAGCTGAGCTACATCGGCGAACGGAGAAAAGCCTAGCACTGGCACTCCAGCCGCCCCTTCGCAAGGTGTTGCACTTCGTTTGTGGACTTGGGGAATCCAGGCCGGTTGACTCCGGCCCCGCAACATCGACCCTGGACCCCGGCTTCCGCCGGGGTGACGGACCGGGAGGACTTGCGCCCCCTTGAAGGACGGGCTCGGTCAGACGCCCCAGACATCCCGCATGACCTGCCGCACGGCCGGCGGCCCTTCGATGGTGGCCACTTCGTCGGCGGCCACCTGCACGTCGGGCGGAGCGTGCGACATGGCGACGCCGCGGCCGGCCCATTGCAGCATCTCGATGTCGTTGCGGTCGTCGCCGACGGCTACGACCTCGGAAGCGTCGATTCCAAGCTCGCCGGCCAGCCAGGCCACGGCTTCCCCTTTCGTCCCACCGGCGGGCAGGGATTCCAGGCCTCCCGCACCGAGCCGCTCACTCCACCAGGACACCGTCGAGACGACCTCGGCAAGTTCCTCATTGATTCGGCGTTCGGCGCCGGCCACGGCTTCACGGTCGCCGAAGGCGAACACCTCGACGGGCGGCGCGGCAATTGCCGTGCTGGGCATGGGGCGAATGATCGGCAGCTTGGTCGACAGGTAGAGCCGCGTCGGGGCATGGGTCCACCACGCGCCGTCGCACAGGTAACGCTCGCCGGCGAAGGGAGTCTCGACCCAGATTCCGGCCATGCCCCAGTCTCGATAGACCCCGAGCACCGCAGCGGCGGCGGCGTGGGTCATGTGCCGGCCTCGCAGTACGTGCCCGTCGCTGACGCACCGTACGATGCCGCCGTTGTTGAGGACGGCATAGGCAGAGCCGGGAAGCTCGCGCACGACTTCGGCGGTGGCATATGTCCCGCGGCCAGTAGCGACGACAACCGTGACTCCCTGCGCGGCGACATCGCCGAGCGAGCGAATCACGTCTGAATCTGGTCCCACGCCGGGCCACGTCAGCGTGCCGTCCACATCGAGCGCGAGGAGTCGGGGGCGCAGGCTAGTCCTCATCGAACGCGTCGCCGCCATCGTCCAAGTCGGAAGCCACGTCCTCGAACTCGGCGTCGTCGGGCATTTCGCCGGCCTCCATGCGCCGCAACATGGGCTCGAATTCGTCGGGCAATGCTTCGCCCATCTCCTCGCTCATTTGGCGCGTCATGCGGGCGAGGCTGCGCGGATCGCCGGACTCCAGGCCTTCCATGGCGGCGTCCATACCCGAGAAATCTTCGTCGCCCGCGCCGTCGTCCGACGCACCGCTGCGGACGATGGTGACGCGCGACAGCAGGCGCTCCAGCCGATCCGAGCCGCAGTGGGGACACGGCGGATCCTGCACAGCGGCGAATGTCTTGAAGAGCTTGGTGGAGCGCCGCCGGCAGTCGGGGCAGCGGTAGTCAAAGACTGGCACCGGAGGGTGGAGGCCGCGCTGGAACAGCCAGCGCAGGGACGCCGCAAGTGTACGGCGCGCCGCAGTTTGCGGATGCCCGCGGTGCTAGGCTCGGTGCTGCAATTCGACCGCGCGAGCTCGTTCGAGCGTGCTGCCATGAGGCGTTGGGAGCCCAGCAAAGACTGGCGCCGCCGCCATGGCTTGCGAGCGCACACGGTCACGGCGCTGTGCCGCGCGGCCGCGCTTGTCATCCGTCCCGCGCCACCCGGCGTTCACGCGCTGCCGCCCTCGCCATTCTCCGCGGTCGTCATCAAGCCGCTGGCGCTAGGCGACGTGCTGCGGACGACCCCGTTCCTGCACGCCCTGCGCCGGGCTCATCCCGACGCACGGATCACCTATGCCGTCGGCGACTACGCCCGGCGCACGCTCGAAAACAATCCCCACATCGACGACATGCTGGACATGGGACAGCTCGGAACGCCACGCCGGTACGACGCGCAGGCCTATCTGGGTCTCGCCCGACGGCTTCGACAGGGCCGATTCGATGTGGCCGTGATCTTGGACCGCTCGCCGCTCATGGCGCTCTTGCCCTACCTCGCGCGCATTCCCTACCGCATCGGCCTCCACAACAAAGGGCGCGGGTTTGCGCATACCACGCGGGTCCCCATCGCCGACGACGAACACGAAGTCGATGCCTACCTGCGAGTCGCACGGGCCATGGGGATCGATACCAGCGACGTTCGCTGCCACTTTCGCCCCTCGGTAAGCGACGAAGCGGCCGCCGACCGTTTGCACCAAGAGTTTGGCGCCGCGCCCGGATCCCCGCTGGTGATCATGGCTCCCGGCGGCGGCTTGAATCCGGGCGCGGTGGACGTCTCGAAGCGCTGGACCGCGGCGGGCTATGCACATGTGGCCGACGCGCTGATCGAACGCCGCGATGCAACCGTGGTGCTGGTGGGCCTGCCGTCGGACGCCAGCTCCAATGCCGCCGTGCGCTCGGCCATGCACGAGCCGGCGATCGACCTGAGCGGGCAGACCGGGTTCGGACAGCTCGCGGCGCTCATCGGGCGCGGCGACCTGTTCGTGGGCAACGACTCGACGGCGGCGCAGCTCGCCGCCTGCGTGGGCACGCCGTCGGTCACCGTCTTCACCACGACAGAGCCGTGGGTCTATGGACCCTACGCCCCAAATGCGGTCTGGGTGTATCGCGGCAGCCCCACGAGCGGCTTGGTGGAGAGCCCGGACGTCGCCGAGGTGGAACAGGCGGCCCTGGACTTGTTGCCGAATCGGACCGAGGGGGCCGCAGGCTAGCCTCTCACGAGTCCGTCGCTGCCGCCCGACGCGGCGTAGCCCCCGATCCGACGCGATAGCCTGCCGTGCGTTCGGCCGCCATGGGCACGCCGTCGACGCGCCATTCGGCCACGGGCGGACCGCCCGCGAGGTCACGGCAAAGCTTGCGCAACGGACACCGGGGGCAGTCCGGCACTCGCGCCGTGCACACGGTGGCGCCGAGGTCCATGAGGCCCTGCCCGTAGTCGTAGAAGCGCCGGGCCGGCGTCAGCGCCTCGGCAAGCTCCGTCAGCCTGCGGGAATCGCGGTAAGCCGAGCCCTCGGCCGGGAGCCCGACGGCCCGGGTGTAGACCCGTGCAATGTTGGTATCCACCAGTGGCGCGCGTTTGCCGTTGCCGAAGGTGTGCACGGCAGCCGCCGCGTACGGGCCGAGGCCAGGAAGGCGCCGCAGTCCCTCGAGCGAATCCGGCATGCGGCCCCCGTGGTCCGCGACGACGACGGCCGCCATGGCCTTCAGCCACTTGCCGCGAATGTGATAGCCGAGCGGGTCGGTCAGCGCGCTGACCTCCTCGGCAGGCGCGCGATGAAGGTCCTCGATGGTCAGGTAGCGGCGCACGAACTCGCGGTATACCGGCGCCACCCGAGACGCCTGCGTTTGCTGGAGCAGCAGCTCGGACACGGCCACGTGGTAGGGATCGCGAGTTTCACGCCACGGCAGGTCACGCCGATGCGCGCGGTACCAGCGAATGAGGCGGTCCTGAAACGCCGTCCGAAATCGGCGTTCGATTTGCAGATGGCTAGTCACGGAACGCCCGCCTGATTCGCTATGCACATGCACTGTCGCTCCGCGAGCCGATGGTACGGTCAAAAGGATCGTGCGCCGCACGAGATTTCGATTCTCCAGCCCGCCACGCCATTGATCCGACTCCTGGCGCGCGCCCTCACCCCAATCGCCATCGGCATGCTGACGGTCGCCGCGTGCGGCGACGCGACGCCTGGGCCAGGCTCAGCCACAACCGCGATCGTGGTCGTGGCGCCGACGCCCGAGCCGCCCGTGGCGCCAACGACCACCGCCATCGCTCCTGCCTCGCCGTCGCCGCAGCCGACGGACACGCCGAGCGCCACCGCCTCGCCGGCGGCGTCGCCCACGGCCGCGACCCCGCCACCGGCGATCACGGGCACACCGACACCGCTGTCGACACCTGTGGCCCCAACGCCGGAGCCGACGGCCCCAGTTGACGTCACGCCGGCGGCCGGGGCGGCCACCCCAAATCCAGGACCCGCGGAACCCGTCCGGCTGCCCACTGCCGTGACCGACCTGCCCGGGGTCGAGCAGCGCGTCACATTCCTGCTGTTGGGCATCGACCAGGCAGACTCATTCGAGGGCAACACGGACGTCATCATGCTGGTCAGCCTGGACCCCGAGAGCGGTTCGGCTTTGGTGCTCTCGATCCCGCGCGATCTCTGCCTGGACACCTGCGACACGCACTCCACCCGCGTGAACGAAATCTTCAAGCGCCAGGGCATGGAGCCGCTTCAAGCGACCCTTCACAACATCACCGGCCTTCCCATCGACTATTTCCTGCTGGTGAACTTCTACGGCGTGGAACGCATCATCGATGCGCTGGGAGGCGTGAACGTCTGGTCGCCGCGCGAGTTTGACGAACGGTTCGTCTACCTGGACACCGACGAGGAGATTCGCCTGGTCCTGGAGCCGGGCTCGAACACGCTCAACGGTCGGGAGGCCGTCGCCTACGGCCGCTCGCGCAAGTACGACCCGGGGGGCGACTTTGCCCGCATTTGCCGCCAGCAGCAGGTGATGCGCGGCCTGCGTGAGCAGGCCTTGTCACCGGCGCTGATCGTGAACATCCCCGCCGTGCTCGAGGAGCTCGGCGGCGCGTTCCGCACTGACTTTCCGCTCGAGCAGCTCCCCGCGCTGGCCGACTTGGCCCTTCGGACCCCTCCGCAGCGGGTGCACTCGTTTGCCGTGCACAGCCGCGGCGGCGAGCTGCTGCAGTGGTTCACCGGCGAGGACGGAGCGTTTCTCCTCCGACCCGATCTGGTCTCGATTCGAGACTTTGTGGCCGACGCGTTCGCACGATCCTTGGAAACCCCGACGAACGCGGCCGGCGAGCCGGTCTTCATCGCCGACAACTGCGAGGCCTACTACCCGAGCTAGCCTTCGGCGGTCCCCAAGCGGGGAAAGTTCCGGGCCTCCCCGCTGCGCACGAAATCGGAATCGAGAAAAGCCGGCAACATCCGCCACGCACCGTCGGGGTACTTGCGGTTTCGCAAGGCATCGCCAAGCAGCCGCAGTTGCACCGAATCGCCGGAATGGGGCCAGCTCTCGAAGACGGCGTTTTGGAAGTACTGGCGGATCACGCCAGGCTCGGCGCCTGGAGCAATGATCGTGCCGGGGGCGCCGGTGTCCACACGCGCCTCCGTCCGCGGAGCGCCAAACGCCAGCGCGCCGCCGAATTGCTCGAAGAAGTCGAGAAAGCCCGTCACTGTGCCGTCGACCGCGAAGTTGGACACGCGATGACCCCACGTGCCCACGATCATGCCCTCCTGATCGGAAAACAGGGTGGGCTCGATGCCGAGATTGGGCGCGCCATCGAGACCGCCGCCGATGAGATCCCACGCGGGGCGGGAAAACACTTTCCGCTTGCCTGAAAAGGTGTCGAGGTTCCAGTCCATGACGCCGCGCTGGAACCACTGCGAGATGACGCCGGGCACTTCGCGCCAGGGATCGGACGTGGGATAGCCCCACCGTCGCAGGCCGCCCGTGGCTCCGAAATAGGTGGCGAAGCCCGCCGTCAGCAGTTCGCCGTCCAGCCGCACGCGCCAATCGGTCAAGCTGTGTTGCAGCGGTCCAGGCGCCGCGTCGTCCAGCGCGATCCCGACCGCCAGATCCTCGGCCTCCGGCGGCGGCGCCGTTTGGCTGAGCGGCGACTCGAACACCTGCACGCGGCTGTTGAGACTATCGGCGACGTATATCCGGCCGTCGTCATCCACGGCGATGCCCTGCGGGAATCGAAACTCGTTTTCCTCGACGCCTTCGCCGCCGAATCTCCCGACCAGTGCGCCGTCGGGCTCAAACACGGCCACGCGGTGGTCGGCTTCTTCGGTGACGTACAGCCGCTCCGCCTGGTCGACGGCCACGCCCACGGGGTTGCGGACCGCCGGCGCGGTTACGGCGAACCGCCAAAACTCCCCGGTCGAGCTGAAGACCTGCACCCGGTCCCGAAACGTATCGGCCACGTACACCAAGCCCGAAGGCCCAACGGCGATGCCATTCGGCGTGCTGAACTCTCCCGGCTCCTCGCCGCGGCTGCCCCACATGGCGACGAACGAGCCGTCGGGCCCGAACTTCTGGACGCGGTCGTTAAAGCCGTCGGCGACGTAGACGAAGCCGTCGGCGTCGACCGCGATACCGCGCGGCGCGTTGAACTGGCCCTCACCGCCGCCTTGACCGCCCCACTGGCTGCGAAACTCGCCGTCCCGCGTAAAGACCTGAATGCGTCGATTGCCGCCGTCGACCACGTAGAGCAGCCCGTTGGGTCCTAGCGCGACGCCTTTCGGCCTGGAGATGGACCCAGTGTCACCCTCCTCATCGACGAGAACCAGAAGCTCGAAGCCATCCGGAGAGATTCGGACGATGCGGCTGGCGCGTGAGTCCGAGGCGAAGAGAAACCCGTCGTCGTCGACGGCGACGCCCCACGGCGAGGAATCGCGGCCCACTCCACGGATGGCGGCAAGCGTGACCGCCAAGGGCTCGTCGTCGTCCTGCGCGGACACCGTTCGCACCGCCATTCCGGCCAGCGGCGCCAGCGCCAGGCCGGCAAGGAGCGTGCGTCGACCGAAGGGGCGAGGAATCATGGCGTGCGCGTGGGGCAGGGACGATTGGCTGCTGCCAGTCTAGCGGCGGCCCAACGCGCCAACCCGAGCTGATCCGCACCGTTCACGCTCATGGCTCTTGATTCCATCGGGGTTGCAGACGCACCGGTGTGACGGTCACATGAAGAACGGCGCCCGCAGCGGATTCATGACGCCGGGGCGCGTATGCTGCCGCGCATGAGATCCCGGCGCACCGTGGAGCGCGTTCCCATGCTCGCGTGGGAAAAAAGTCGCGCCGATTTGCGCAACGTTTTGCGTCCGAGCCGCGATGTATGTTCGGCGGGTCCGGACGTCCAAGGCAGCGGTCCTGCGGGAAGCTCGGACTCGCCTCCCTCCCCATGAGCCTGGGCGCCAACGGCATAGGATTCGTTGCCGTTGGCGCCCTGCTTGCTGTCGCGGCGACGGTCTACCTCGGGCTTCTGTCCGCGCGGCGCTTGACTCGACCGACCGCGCGCACGCAGGTCGCCGAACAGCGGCGGTTCGCGCGCAACGCCATCACGCCGGTTGCCGTCAGCCTGGCCGACCGAGCCCTGT
Above is a window of Chloroflexota bacterium DNA encoding:
- a CDS encoding amidohydrolase family protein is translated as MTDQIIDVSGHFGAVPFARAAWTPAEVVDRASAVGITHTYVTALSGIYHEAGLGNADALAAAARHGELTAAAVVDPRSGSRVLDQVEESIDAGVRLFRAFRGAQGAWPPHEATFLAAARRIADAGLVLMADLGNPIGELTEFMHALGDLDLTIVFANVAYATLGEALTVMRSDPRVHLESHRLCRPDTLELIASDVGADRVLFGTSGPPFNALSALNLVRHANLPEPDRRLILAGNALRLIEGREVADRATPGLTPNPFGPPVRGPETVPIIDIHAHNGAWPYADATSRDNHGITTLERLMVKYNVEQTFASSALAITNDFRRGNRELVERSRGRGTIRPLVTITPHDVAGSCEEMDRWYPEPHVVGAKLHTQLSRVPIGDPRMAALFQEVAARGKPVVNHVMALGGFDPPTETQQVDGIVELAATHPDLTVVAYHGGGLDWERMLELAAPLPNLYVEYASSWPQDNPVRAAVERLGPSRVMFGTDMDLLSPSLMVGLVDSAGLDPAAYAAVMHGNARRVFRLGLARSP
- a CDS encoding type II toxin-antitoxin system prevent-host-death family antitoxin — protein: MQVNMHEAKSQLSRLGERAWEGEEVVIAKAGKPYLRLVPFRPENKPRRLGDLKGQIWIAPDFDETPEEVIKAFEGDL
- a CDS encoding type II toxin-antitoxin system VapC family toxin — encoded protein: MRRLLMDTHVLLWALGAEQMLGNDVRQALTDPRNDVFVSAASVWEVAIKSALGKLRAPEHLAAAVEAAGFTELPVTFIHAEQAGSLPTIHGDPFDRMLVAQAQIEGLTLVTADANMLRYPVRTMAARDGV
- a CDS encoding HAD family hydrolase — protein: MRTSLRPRLLALDVDGTLTWPGVGPDSDVIRSLGDVAAQGVTVVVATGRGTYATAEVVRELPGSAYAVLNNGGIVRCVSDGHVLRGRHMTHAAAAAVLGVYRDWGMAGIWVETPFAGERYLCDGAWWTHAPTRLYLSTKLPIIRPMPSTAIAAPPVEVFAFGDREAVAGAERRINEELAEVVSTVSWWSERLGAGGLESLPAGGTKGEAVAWLAGELGIDASEVVAVGDDRNDIEMLQWAGRGVAMSHAPPDVQVAADEVATIEGPPAVRQVMRDVWGV
- a CDS encoding zinc ribbon domain-containing protein — its product is MPVFDYRCPDCRRRSTKLFKTFAAVQDPPCPHCGSDRLERLLSRVTIVRSGASDDGAGDEDFSGMDAAMEGLESGDPRSLARMTRQMSEEMGEALPDEFEPMLRRMEAGEMPDDAEFEDVASDLDDGGDAFDED
- a CDS encoding glycosyltransferase family 9 protein gives rise to the protein MRRWEPSKDWRRRHGLRAHTVTALCRAAALVIRPAPPGVHALPPSPFSAVVIKPLALGDVLRTTPFLHALRRAHPDARITYAVGDYARRTLENNPHIDDMLDMGQLGTPRRYDAQAYLGLARRLRQGRFDVAVILDRSPLMALLPYLARIPYRIGLHNKGRGFAHTTRVPIADDEHEVDAYLRVARAMGIDTSDVRCHFRPSVSDEAAADRLHQEFGAAPGSPLVIMAPGGGLNPGAVDVSKRWTAAGYAHVADALIERRDATVVLVGLPSDASSNAAVRSAMHEPAIDLSGQTGFGQLAALIGRGDLFVGNDSTAAQLAACVGTPSVTVFTTTEPWVYGPYAPNAVWVYRGSPTSGLVESPDVAEVEQAALDLLPNRTEGAAG
- a CDS encoding A/G-specific adenine glycosylase, giving the protein MTSHLQIERRFRTAFQDRLIRWYRAHRRDLPWRETRDPYHVAVSELLLQQTQASRVAPVYREFVRRYLTIEDLHRAPAEEVSALTDPLGYHIRGKWLKAMAAVVVADHGGRMPDSLEGLRRLPGLGPYAAAAVHTFGNGKRAPLVDTNIARVYTRAVGLPAEGSAYRDSRRLTELAEALTPARRFYDYGQGLMDLGATVCTARVPDCPRCPLRKLCRDLAGGPPVAEWRVDGVPMAAERTAGYRVGSGATPRRAAATDS
- a CDS encoding LCP family protein — protein: MTDLPGVEQRVTFLLLGIDQADSFEGNTDVIMLVSLDPESGSALVLSIPRDLCLDTCDTHSTRVNEIFKRQGMEPLQATLHNITGLPIDYFLLVNFYGVERIIDALGGVNVWSPREFDERFVYLDTDEEIRLVLEPGSNTLNGREAVAYGRSRKYDPGGDFARICRQQQVMRGLREQALSPALIVNIPAVLEELGGAFRTDFPLEQLPALADLALRTPPQRVHSFAVHSRGGELLQWFTGEDGAFLLRPDLVSIRDFVADAFARSLETPTNAAGEPVFIADNCEAYYPS
- a CDS encoding NHL repeat-containing protein, which produces MIPRPFGRRTLLAGLALAPLAGMAVRTVSAQDDDEPLAVTLAAIRGVGRDSSPWGVAVDDDGFLFASDSRASRIVRISPDGFELLVLVDEEGDTGSISRPKGVALGPNGLLYVVDGGNRRIQVFTRDGEFRSQWGGQGGGEGQFNAPRGIAVDADGFVYVADGFNDRVQKFGPDGSFVAMWGSRGEEPGEFSTPNGIAVGPSGLVYVADTFRDRVQVFSSTGEFWRFAVTAPAVRNPVGVAVDQAERLYVTEEADHRVAVFEPDGALVGRFGGEGVEENEFRFPQGIAVDDDGRIYVADSLNSRVQVFESPLSQTAPPPEAEDLAVGIALDDAAPGPLQHSLTDWRVRLDGELLTAGFATYFGATGGLRRWGYPTSDPWREVPGVISQWFQRGVMDWNLDTFSGKRKVFSRPAWDLIGGGLDGAPNLGIEPTLFSDQEGMIVGTWGHRVSNFAVDGTVTGFLDFFEQFGGALAFGAPRTEARVDTGAPGTIIAPGAEPGVIRQYFQNAVFESWPHSGDSVQLRLLGDALRNRKYPDGAWRMLPAFLDSDFVRSGEARNFPRLGTAEG